The genome window GTCTTGGAATACCATCTTGCCAATGGTGGGATCTCTCGTTTTGAAAAGTTTCGGCATTATTACAATAATTTGTTGAATAGGCCAATTTCCGATGCCGAGTTGAAATTGCTCGGCGATGAATTTTCGAGCTTGGTTATGGAAGAGGTATTGAACGCACCATTCATCCCCGGCGTGCTGACGACACTTGATGATCTTTGGGCCAGAGGAATCCCGTCTTTCGTCGTTTCTGGGACGCCGGAAGAGGAGGTGCGGCATATCGTAAAAGAGCGGCAACTTTCCCGCTATTTTCTTGAGGTGTGCGGATCGCCGCGGAAAAAGGTCGAAATTATCACCGACATCCTGGTGCGTAAAGGGTACGATGCATCCAAATGCGTATTCCTGGGTGATGCGTTGACCGATTACGAGGCAGCTAGAGAATCAGGCGTGTATTTTATAGGAATAATCAATGGGGAAACTTGTAGTTTCCCGGCGGGGACACATACTCTGAAGAGCATTGAGTTAAAGGAGTGGACGTGTTGAATGACAATGAAGAAAATCACTTGCGTGCGTTGCGGCCGACTATAAATCCTTATGGCCATGCATTGAAGGTGGTTTGTGATCGGATAAAATGGGACTTGCATGTCCAGTCTTGGATATCTCGCAAGCGTCTTGGCTTCTGGAAAGATAGATATTCGGGAGGAAAAGCGGTAATCATCTGCAATGGCCCCAGCTTGTTGAAAAGTGATCTCTCGCTTCTGAAGGGTGTTTTCACCTTTGGTCTGAACAAAATTAATTTACTCTTCGACAAGTCTGATTTTCGTCCTTCCTGTATCGTAGCAATGAACCCATTTGTTATAGACCAAAATTGTCAATTTTTTAATGAAACTAACATCCCGCTATTCCTCGACCGTTATGCGACAAAGACGGTGAGATCACGTAATAACATTATATATCTTCATAGTGCCGAACAGCAGAAATTTGCCCGCGATTGCTCAATAAGTGTCTTTCAGGGATACACGGTAACATTTGTCGCTATGCAACTGGCATTTCACATGGGATTCAAGGATGTTGCCCTTATTGGGTGCGACCATAATTTCGCTGTGAAAGGGCAATCAAACAAGGTCGTGGTTTCGGGCGTCAAAGATGAAAGTCACTTCGATCCTAACTATTTTGCGGGCGGCGCAAGGTGGCAGCTCCCAGATCTAATGCAGAGCGAAGTTGCCTATGCGTTGGCGCGGGATATGTACGAAAGCTATGGTAGAAAAATAGTGAATGCCACTGAGGGCGGAAATCTTGAGATATTTGAAAGATATGGTTTGACTCAATTTTTATCATGAGGATATATGGAGCTTAATTTTAAAAATACGAGTAAGACATTAATTAATGTATTGTTGCTCGTTTTGATTTTCGGACAAAGATTTGTTGTGACTTTTGGCAGTTTTCAGTTCCCAATAATATTATTTGTCGTGTTTGTTGCCTTGTTTGCTTTCCTTTTATTCAATAAAATCACAATAAATAGACACGCTCTATTTATGTATTTGGCATACAATACAGTTATTTTATTTAGCCTTGCCACAGGCAAATGGATGAAAAGTGGCTCAATATATTCTTTGCTCTATTTTAGTCTGTTGTATCTTCCATTTATATTCTGGGTAAATCATCAATGTACCAGAGAATATGTTTTTGGTACATTTCAAAAATATATGTTTGCAGCTTCAATTATTGGTATCACACAATTTATAGCATCTTCATATTTAGCTATCAATTTAAATGATTACTTTGAATATATCCCTAGTGACTATATCCAAGCAGGGTTTAAGACTTATTACGAAGCTAAGCAGGGTTCTGGATGGATTAAATCTAATGGGGTGTTTTTTTTAGAACCATCATTTTTTTCACAATTTGCAGCATTGTCATTAATTATTGAGTATTTGTTTTTTAAAAGATTGAAAAATTATTTAATTTACTCAGTTGCGTTGATAGTTTCCTTCTCTGGTACTGGTATTTTGCTACTATTGGTATTCGCTATTATTAACTTCCATAAGTTATTGAGATTGAAAAATATATTGTTATTTACTTCTGTTCTAGGGTTACTGTATTATTTTTTACCCTCATACGTCAATATATTGCTGAGCAGATTGGATGAGTTTAACTCTGAGAGTGCAAGCGGCTTTATAAGGTTTGTTGCCCCTTTTGTTGTATTAAAAGAATTTTTATCAGGGTCTTCGGTATTGTATGGGCTAGGGCCTGGAACTGTTGATAGGTTAAATTTGCCATTTGAAGTAGCTTTTTCTGTAATACCGAAGATATATATTGAGTATGGCGTTATTGCAGGAACAATTTTTATGTTTTTTATTTTGACATCGGTTCTTGTTAGACAGGATTTTAAAAAAATATCTATTGTTGTAATGTTTATGTATTTGTTCTTAGCAGGCAATTTGCTATCTCCGCAGATTGTTCTTTTGTTCTACATCTTGGTATAATTAACGCCATGTTAGTCTGTCTAAAGCTAAGGAGGCCAATGTGGGCAAACATAATCAGACTACTTGTGTATTTACTGTAAGTGGACAGATTGGTAATGCTGATAATATGGTAACTAGAATATTGATATTTACTGCTTTGATATGCTTACTGCTATTATCATGTGTCTATGCTGCGCCAAGTAAACTTGAGCCACCAAATAATCTATTATATCATGGGGTGGGTTTAAATGTTGAAGATCCGAAGTTTTATGACTATTACGATAATTATGTCGCACTTGTTGGTCATAAGCCTAAGGTTATTACTTTTTTCGCTCCTGTATGGAGTAATGGTCAATATCGAGATTGGACATTTTATATAAAAATGATGGAAAAGGTTGATAAGATTGGTGCAATTCCATTTATTAAGGCATCGACTGCTGATTGGAATACAAAGACGGGGTTATGGTGGAGTGCTGAAGATATTATTGCTGGTAAGTATGATAGTTATTTTTCCCAAGCTGCAGATGCCGCGAAAGCTTTTAAAAAACCATTATTTATGAGCTGGAATCATGAAATGAACGGAGACTGGTGGCCATGGTCGCAAGCATTTGCTGCAAAGCATCCCGAGAAGTCTGATTGGACGGCAGGTAGGTATATAAAAGTATGGCAAAGAATAATAAGAATCTTTAGAGATAGGGGGGTTACTAACGTTGCATTCGCTTGGGCTCCAGATGTAAATGGCAGAAAAATTGATAATTATCCTTCTAAGGAAGGATGGAAAGCTTATTGGCCAGGAGATGATTTTGTAGACTGGGTAGCCCCTAGCCTTTATAATGCAATAAGTCCGATTGAATTACAATACTTGGCCAATAGCTATGATAAACCAATTTTTATATCTGAATGGGCGACTGGTGATAATTATAGTAAATGGTATCCTGGTCCATATCCGGGCGATGCTGCTTGGGTGAGAATGTTTATGGATGTGGTGTTGAATAACATACCGGCAGTAAAAGGCATTAGCTATTTTAATTATATGCCTAGCTATTATATTGATAGGAATAGAGCACAATTGGAGGTTTATAAAAAGGCTTTGTCTAATAAACGATTTATTGATGCTCAATGAAGAGAGATGGAGCCCGGAATTCTGACGGTGTGATAGGTGGACAGTCGCAGACTGACGAAGGAGGGAGGCAATTCAAGTTGCTTCAGGCGCTTGGCATCAGATACATTTCTGCCGCCGTACTTCTTGCGCCAAGTGTAAAAAGTAGCATCGCTGATGCCGTGCATCCTGCGGCGATCAATGATCTTCATGCCGGCTTCTGCCTGTTTCAGGATGCCAATGATCTGCTCTTCGATAAATCGTTTCACTTTCATGTCTAGTCTCCTCTGGGAGTTCTAGACCTAAATCTCTAGGGTTGCAATGGCTGAGTTTTCGGGGGGGCAAAACGGCAAGGGGCGCCGGAGGGACAACGTCATGATCGAATGGCTCTGGCGCTCTCTGAAGTACGAGTGCATTTACCTGCACGCCTATGAGCCCGGCAGCGAGATACTAGAAGGTCTCAATCGCTGGATCGACTACAACATGAATTGTCCTCACTCCAGTCTGGACGACAGAACACCGGGTGAGGCATATTGGCAAAGACCGCGCCGCCCGCTCCTTCAAAATGGCGGCATGACCATGGAGGCTTTCTACCTCCTCCCCGCCAAACTGTCCTGTCCGGAGGGGTCGCCCTCTCAGTGCCCACTGAGGTCCTGAGGTCAGATAATCTAACCACAAATTCTGCGAAAGAACCCCTTTTAGTAAGAGGCTTAGCATGACCCCAGAAATGTTTTGGGAGCTATTTTTAGCAGGGTCTTGAAAAACTCCCTGTTTTTGCCCCCATGACCTCCAGGAGAGATTTTTCGGGACGGCTCAGTTTGATTTTGTTGTTTGTTCTGCGGTTATCTTGCTCTTTGAAACTCTTTTTGGCCGATTATTCGGCCCGGTTTCGCCTTGTGGGCGGTTTTCTCCCCACTTTATGCGGTACCAACCCCCAAGTTTCGCATTCGGACCAGGTTGTAAGCGGTTACCGCCAGGGTGAAGTACCAGTTGATTTTGGTCACTCCCCGATAGCGGGTCTGCCGAAACTGGCCGGTAGTCTTGAGCCAGCCGAATACTTCTTCGATGCGCTTACGGAATTTCTGGCTCACTGCATACCCACTGTGCCGGGTGGTGCGTCCGTCAATGGCTGAACCACCGTTGCGTTCTGTATTCTGGGCAACATGGGGCGTCGCTTCATGGTACGAGCTGCTTTGACGAATCCCTTGGTGTCGTAGTTCTTGTCGGCAGCCACCGTGATGCGCCGCTTGCCATTGACAACGCTGCCAAGCATCTTTTCTGCGGCATCGCGTTCGGCAAAGCCATCGGCTTCGGTGACGGTGCTGACCATGACCAGCCCATTTCTGTTCTCGGTCAGGACATGGGCCGCAAACGACAGCTTGGCCTCATGGGTGCTGCTCTTGCGATACAGCTTTGCTTCCGGGTCGGTGGTCGAGGCATGAGTATCGTTGACCAGTTTCTCACCCCGGAAGTCACGGGTCGGATTCTTTCCCGCTGGCGGCTCCTGATCGTCATCTCGGGGTTTGAAACTCTTGATGGAGGCCCATGCCTGGATCAGGGTACCGTCAACACTGAAGTGATCTTTTGACAGCAGCTTCTTGCCTCTGGCCTGCTCAAGGATCGCTGCCAGGAACTTTGTGGCAACATCGGTCTCAATCAGGCGCTCCTGGTTCTTGCTGAAACTGGAGTGATCCCAAACTGGCTCATCAAGACCGAGACCGAGGAACCAGCGGAACAGGATGCTGAAGTGAATCTGTTCCACCAGCTTGACGTTGCTGGGAATCGAGTACAGCACCTGCAGCAGCATTGCCTTGAGCAATTGCTCTGGCGGAACCGATGGCCGGCCGGTGTGGGAGTACATCTGACAGAAAACCGGAGACAGATCATCAAGGGCCACATCAACCATCTGCCGGATGGGCCGCAAGGGATGATCCTTGGGCACAAAGGATTCCGGCGAGATGTAGACGAACAGAGCATCAGATTGCTGCTCAAAACCGCGCATACTGTTTCTCCTGTAATATCAGTGAGATATGCGCGGCATCATAACACAAAACCGAATCAAATTGTACGTAAATACAGTGAGTTTTTCAAAGACCTGTTAGATGAACTTTGCAATAAAGAATCAACTCCCATGCACAGTTACTATAAGTTTGCCAAAAAAGACATTTCTTTTGAATTTAGAAAATTGTATTTCCTGAAAAGGCTTAATTATGTCTACAAAAATATTGTAGGCAGTGACAATATTGTTTGGGATTGTGGTTGTGGCTATGGGACTACTGGATTGTTTTTAGCCATGAACGGAATCAGAACAATTGGTTATACCATTGAACCAGTTTTTTATAATTTAATTTTTGATCGCTTTAATTACTGGAGGCAGTTCGGTCCTGTAGAATTGTTTACGGTAGAATATCGTAATATATTTTATGATCCGCCAGCTCCATCATTTGCTGATATTATTATAGTCCAGGATACCTTACACCATCTAGAGCCACTTTCAGATGCGCTTTCTATATTGAAAAATGCTTTAAAAGCGAATGGTAGAATTATTGTAATTGAGGAGAATGGGGCAAATCCCATACAGCAGTCTTTACTATATTGGCGTCGGGGACATAATAAAGTTAGAATTTATTATGATGATGTTTTAGGTCGAGAAGTAGTTATTGGGGATGAAAATATACGGAATATTAAACAATGGTCATCATATTTTAATTCCGCTGGTTTAGATTTAGAGTTAAATTCCCTTGAATATATAAGATTTTTCCCTCCATTCGTATATTCTCTTGTTAAATCTGAAACAGTAAATACCATTGAAAATTTTTTGGTTCGGAAATTGTCCTTGGTAAATGTACTGTTCTTCGGGATGAATTTTATAGCTAGGCATAAGATAGATTCTACTCGTAACTGAAGTGTTGCCGGCAATTGAGACAGGTGTATAAACAACGGACTGCACATGAAAGGGGACGGTTCGATGCACGGAAAACGGAAGCACCGCTCGGCCGAGTTCAAGGCATATGTTAGCTTGGCAGCTCTGTCCGGGGGAAAGACCCTAGCAGAACTGACCAGTGAGTACAAGGTTCACCTTTCTCAGTTTCCCCCTGGAAGCAACCGCAAGTATCAACCGGTCTGAGACAAATTTCAGACTTATTAAGGGGCGAGTACCTTAAACCTGGAAGTTTATCAACCTCAAGTTTTGAGGTTTAACATGGTCAGGATATAATATGAATTCCTTTAAGACAATACTTGGAGGTGGCAGGCGTTTAAATGGTTTTCATAAACAATCGTTACCAGACAAGCCGCTTGTTACGATAATTACCGCTTCTTTTAACAGTGTTAAGCACCTAGAACAGTGCATACAAAGCGTTGTTGCACAAACTTACGATAACATCGAGTATTTGATAGTTGATGGTGGTTCAACTGACGGTTCCGTTGATATTATCAGGAAGTATGAATCACATATTGATTATTGGATTTCGGAACCGGATGAAGGTATAGGAGATGCCTGGAATAAAGGTTTGCTTCTTGCCAGAGGCGAAATCATCGGTTTCCTCAATACTGATGATTATTATGATTCTTCATCTGTTTCAATTGCTATCAGTGGGATCGATATCACCCGACCGATGTTAACATATGGGAATACAAAATTTATCGATGAATTTGATTTTGAGGTCGGTAGAAACAGCAAAATTTTCAGACCCAACAAGATATGTATTGGCTTTGGCTTCATGCACACGTCCTGCTTTGCAAGTAAAAAGGCTTATGACGCTGTGGGAAAGTTCAATCCGGGTATACCGATAGCGGTGGATACCGACTGGTTGGTTCGGGCCCATAAGGTGGGGGTCGAATTCAAACGCTTGGATAACACAATCAATATGCGGATAGGTGGGATCAGCGATCGTCAGAAAATGCAGGCCTTCCGACAATATATGGGCATTCTGTTGAAGCATGGATTCCCTCGTAGTAAGGTCTATGCTGGTTTCATCGAGCACTGGTTGAAAGTGACTATCAGGCGAATATTAAATATTCCATCTGTGCAACAAGTAAAGACACAACTTGTGTTTATACTCCTGAAATATTTGAATCTGTCATATAGTTTCATTCCGCTCTTTGTGATTAAAAAATTCTATTTACGCATATTTGGTATAAAAGTAGGCAAGAAAAGCTATATACATTCACCCGTGCGTTTTTTCCATTTCGGCAGACTGGAGCTAGGCAATAATACTGTTGTGAACTCCGGTTGTTATCTCGATAACAGACGTGGCATATTCATTGGGAAGAATGTGTCGATTGCCCACGACGTAAAAATCTATACTCTTGGACATGAGATAGACGACCCGTTTTTTCGTTTGAAAGGTGCCAGCGTCAAAATTCACGATAACGTTGTAATTTTTGCAAATTCTTTAATTATGCCTGGTGTCGAGATCGGTGAAGGGGCAGTAATCTACCCCGGTTCCGTGGTGGTAAAGCATGTCAAACCGTACAGCGTAGTGGGAGGTAATCCGGCCCGGGAGGTACGTCAAAGAGCCAACGATGTCAGATATGAACTTGACTATGGGTACTGGTTTGCAAATTAAATGGATCACGAATAAGGACCGTCGATGTTAACAGTTTTGTTCGTTTCCCATGTCAAGGATGAAAGTTTATCCAATGGCGGCTCCGTATTCTCTTCATCAGTTGTTAAGCTTATTAATTCTGCGATCCCGGATATTGAGATCTCGGAGTTGTATTGCCTGCCATCAAATCCCAAAGTTACCAAGACATTTAGGAAAATCTCTTCATTGTTACAG of Geobacter anodireducens contains these proteins:
- a CDS encoding transferase — protein: MLNIPSVQQVKTQLVFILLKYLNLSYSFIPLFVIKKFYLRIFGIKVGKKSYIHSPVRFFHFGRLELGNNTVVNSGCYLDNRRGIFIGKNVSIAHDVKIYTLGHEIDDPFFRLKGASVKIHDNVVIFANSLIMPGVEIGEGAVIYPGSVVVKHVKPYSVVGGNPAREVRQRANDVRYELDYGYWFAN